In the Ornithinimicrobium pratense genome, GCAGCTTGGAGTCCTTGACCCCCTGCGGCGCGCTGCGGCAGTCGGCGTCGATGGCCACCACGCCGACCGAGACTGGGCCAGCCAGCGCCCCCCGGCCGACCTCGTCCATGCCCACCAGCACGGCATACCCCTCGCGCTGCAGGGTCCGCTCGACCCGCAGGCTCGGCCGGCGGGGGCCGGCGCCACGGCGGGCGCTCGTAGGGCGGGTAGTGGCGGTCACGACGTGGTGCTCTCCGGGACGCTGTCGTAGGTGTCGGGAGTGGTGAACCAGGTGAAGTTGCTGAAGGGGTAGATCAGCACGAACGCCTTGCCCACGATGTTGTCGGTGGGGACCGAGCCCGCGCTGCCGGTGCCGTCGTCGTTGGCCCGGGAGTCGCGGGAGTTGGAGCGGTGGTCGCCGAGCAACCACACGTGGTCCTCGGGCACGATGATCTCGAAGGGCACCGTGCTGGGGGAGTCGCCGGGGTAGAGGTAGGAGCTCTCGTCCAGCGGCTGCCCGTTGACGCTGAGTCGGTCGTCCTCGTCGCAGCACACCACGGTGTCCCCGGGCATCCCCACGATCCGCTTGATCAGGTGGTTGCCCTGCGAGGACGGCACCACCCCGACGAACTCCAGCCCGGCGAAGACGCCATTCATCAACGGCCCCCGGTCAGGACCCTGCACGGCGGGCAACCAGCCGCCCGGGTCCTCGAAGACGACGACGTCGCCCCGCTCGATGGACATGGGCCCGGCCTGGATCTTGCTCACCATCACCCGGTCGCCGTAGACCAGCGTGTCCTCCATGCTGCCGGAGGGGATCCAGAAGGCCTGCATGACGAAGGTCTTGATGAGGAAGGAGATGAGCAGCGCGGTGAGGGCGATCACGGCCAGCTCGCGCACGCCGCGCCAGAACCCGCCGCCGCGACGCCGGTCACGCCCCGGGTCAGGCTCGTGCGCAACGTGCGTGGCGTCCTCGTCGGGCACCTCGCCGCCCGTGGGGTCCTCGCGGGTCCGGTCGCTCACCTGCTGCCGTCCTTGCTCGTTCGATGGGGCCTGCGATACGGGCTCGCCCGGTCAGGGCTGGTCCGTTCGGGGTCGGTCTGGCCCTGCCGACCCTAACCCGGCCGGCTGGACAGACGCCGATCCCCCGCCGGATGTCCCGGGCGGGGGATCGGTCCGCGCCGATGCGCGGGTATGCACTGTAAACGGGTCTGCTCAGGCGTCCTGCGGGGCACCTTCGGTGGCCGCAGCTGCGGGAGCGGACTTGGCCGCGGAGGCGGCCTTGGCCGAGGGGGTGCTGTCGCGACGCTCGCGGATCTTGGCGGCCTTGCCGCGCAGGTCGCGCAGGTAGTACAGCTTGGCGCGACGGACGATGCCGCGGGAGACGACCTCGATCTTCTCCACGTTCGGGGAGTGCAGCGGGAAGGTGCGCTCCACACCGACGCCGAAGGAGACCTTGCGGACGGTGTAGGTCTCGCCGATGCCACCACCGTGGCGGCGAATGACGACACCCTTGAAGATCTGGATACGCGAGCGGGTGCCCTCGATGACCTTCACGTGGACGTCGACGGTGTCACCGGCGCGGAAGTCCGGGATGTCGCTCCGCAGGCTGGCAGCGTCGAGCTCGTCGAGCTTGTGCATGATGCTTCTCCTACCGGTGGTGCCACAGGTCACCCTCGGCGCTTGGGTGCCGGCGGCAGGGCTGCCACCGGCACGGTCGTCGTGGGGTGCGGTCCCTGGTGTCGGCCCCTCGCGCGGTCCCCCTGTGGCAGGGGCGCGAGCCGTGGTCGGTCAGCCGGGACGCAAGGGTCAAGTGTGCCAGAGGCGGTGGCCCGGCACCAACTTCCACCCGCTGCTCGACCGCACCGGCGGGGCCGGCGTCCGAGCTCACGCCGGACGCACGAACTCCTGCTCGGCATACCCCTGCAGGAAGAGCGCGGCGGTCAGGTCGGCGTGGTTGACCCGGACCGGCACCTGGGTGGCGACCACCGGTTTGGCGTGCAGGGCCAGGCCGGTCCCGGCCCTCTGCAGCATGGGCAGGTCGTTGGCCCCGTCGCCGACCGCAAGCACGTCGCGGGTGTGCAGCCCCAGCCGGGCCACGATCTGCTCCAGGGTCGCCACCTTGGCCTCCTTGCCCAGCACGGGGGGCATGACCTCTCCGGTGAGCCGTCCGTCGCGGGTCTGCAGCGTGTTGGCGCGGTGCTCCTGGAAACCCAGCCGCGCCGCCACCGCCTGGGTGAACTGGGTGAACCCGCCGGAGACGAGCGCGGTGTAGGCGCCCTGTGCCCGCATTGTCGCCACCAGCACCTCGCCGCCGGGGGTGAAGGTCACCCGCTCCTCGATCACCGTCGCGATCAGCGACTCTGGCAGGTCCCGGAGCAGCGCGACCCGCTCGTGCAGGGCGGCGGCGAAGTCCAGCTCGCCGTTCATCGCCCGGGCGGTGATGTGGGCCACCCGGTCCCCCACCCCGGCGTACGCGGCCAGCTCGTCGATGCACTCCTGCTCGATCATCGTGGAGTCCATGTCGGCGACCAGGACCCGCCGTCGCCGTGGTCCGTCCGGCTGGACGACCAGGTCGACACCCTGCTCCTGCCACCGAGCCCAGGCCTCCTCATCGACGGCGTCCGGGCCGCCCACGCGGGCTACGACCGCTGACCCGGCGGCCAGCCACCGGACCTCGGCGAGGGTCCGGCCG is a window encoding:
- the lepB gene encoding signal peptidase I — its product is MSDRTREDPTGGEVPDEDATHVAHEPDPGRDRRRGGGFWRGVRELAVIALTALLISFLIKTFVMQAFWIPSGSMEDTLVYGDRVMVSKIQAGPMSIERGDVVVFEDPGGWLPAVQGPDRGPLMNGVFAGLEFVGVVPSSQGNHLIKRIVGMPGDTVVCCDEDDRLSVNGQPLDESSYLYPGDSPSTVPFEIIVPEDHVWLLGDHRSNSRDSRANDDGTGSAGSVPTDNIVGKAFVLIYPFSNFTWFTTPDTYDSVPESTTS
- the rplS gene encoding 50S ribosomal protein L19, whose product is MHKLDELDAASLRSDIPDFRAGDTVDVHVKVIEGTRSRIQIFKGVVIRRHGGGIGETYTVRKVSFGVGVERTFPLHSPNVEKIEVVSRGIVRRAKLYYLRDLRGKAAKIRERRDSTPSAKAASAAKSAPAAAATEGAPQDA
- the serB gene encoding phosphoserine phosphatase SerB gives rise to the protein MPVLTLLAPPTRPDLTDAAVRQAAAGRTLAEVRWLAAGSAVVARVGGPDAVDEEAWARWQEQGVDLVVQPDGPRRRRVLVADMDSTMIEQECIDELAAYAGVGDRVAHITARAMNGELDFAAALHERVALLRDLPESLIATVIEERVTFTPGGEVLVATMRAQGAYTALVSGGFTQFTQAVAARLGFQEHRANTLQTRDGRLTGEVMPPVLGKEAKVATLEQIVARLGLHTRDVLAVGDGANDLPMLQRAGTGLALHAKPVVATQVPVRVNHADLTAALFLQGYAEQEFVRPA